The DNA region TCCCCCGGCACCGTGGTGCCCATGATCGAAGTCATCGAACTGACCAAGCGCTACGGCCGCCGGACGGCCGTCGACCGGTTGACCTTCACCGTCCGCCCCGGCCACGTCACCGGTTTCCTCGGCCCCAACGGCGCCGGCAAGTCCACCACCCTGCGGCTGATCCTCGGCCTCAACGACCCCACCTCCGGCACCGCCACCGTCGACGGCCGGACCTTCCGCAGCCTGCCGCGCGGCCTGCGCGAGGTCGGCGCGCTGCTGGACGCGGGCGACGTGCACGGCGGCCGCACCGGCGCGGCCCACCTGATGGCGCTGGCCCGCAGCAACGCCATCCCCTACGGCCGGGTGGAGGAGGTGCTGGCCGAGGTCGGGCTCACCGAGGCCGCCGGGCGGCGGATCGGTGGCTACTCGCTGGGCATGAAGCAGCGCCTCGGCATCGCCGGCGCCCTGCTCGGCGACCCGCCCGTACTGCTCTTCGACGAGCCGCTCAACGGGCTGGACCCGGAGGGCGTGCTCTGGGTGCGCGGACTGTTCCGCCAACTCGCCGCGGAGGGCCGGACGGTCTTCGTCTCCAGCCACATGATGGCCGAGATGCAGCACACCGCCGACCGCCTGGTGGTGATCGGCCGCGGACGGCTGATCGCCGACGAGGGCCTCAGCGAGTTCGCCGCCCGCGCCGGCCGGGCCGCCGTCACCGTCCGCGCCGCCGAACCCGACCGGCTGACCGCCGTGCTGCGCGCCGCCGGCGCCACCGTGCGCCCCGGCCCGGACGGCACCCTGGACGTCACCGGCCTGGACGCCGGCCGGATCGGCGAACTCGCCCTGGAACAGCGCCTGTTGCTGTACGCCCTGACCGATCGCGGCGCCTCCCTGGAGGAGGCCTTCATGGAACTGACCGCCGACAGCGTCGAGTACCTCGCCGGAGAGCCCCGATGAGCACCGCCACCCTCCCGACCCCCGTTCGCCGCCACCGCTTCGGCGACCTGCTGGCCGCCGAGTGGCTCAAGTTCTGGTCGCTGCGCTCGATCCCCTGGGTGCTCGGCCTCGCCACGCTGCTCGCCATCGCCGCCAACCTCAAGTCCGCCCAGTACACCCACGACCACTACGTGCCCGGCGACGGCGACCCGGCGGTGATGGCGCAGATCGCGCTGGACGACTCCTTCGACATCGTCTCCGCCGACACCCTGATGCTGGTCGGCGGCGGCCTGGGCGCCATCGTCATCGCGGGCGAGTACGCGACCGGGCTGATCCGCACCACCCTGGCCGCCGTCCCGGACCGCCGGGCGGTG from Kitasatospora cathayae includes:
- a CDS encoding ABC transporter ATP-binding protein, which gives rise to MIEVIELTKRYGRRTAVDRLTFTVRPGHVTGFLGPNGAGKSTTLRLILGLNDPTSGTATVDGRTFRSLPRGLREVGALLDAGDVHGGRTGAAHLMALARSNAIPYGRVEEVLAEVGLTEAAGRRIGGYSLGMKQRLGIAGALLGDPPVLLFDEPLNGLDPEGVLWVRGLFRQLAAEGRTVFVSSHMMAEMQHTADRLVVIGRGRLIADEGLSEFAARAGRAAVTVRAAEPDRLTAVLRAAGATVRPGPDGTLDVTGLDAGRIGELALEQRLLLYALTDRGASLEEAFMELTADSVEYLAGEPR